The following coding sequences lie in one Rhodothermales bacterium genomic window:
- a CDS encoding kelch repeat-containing protein — protein sequence MPSAGSARTFPHPADARRPFLLRWPAVALLLAAGAALTACERPFVAPTPPEIELLAPDPQQVFTDSITVIKARATSFRTVTKLMVDGRDMVFDPIDDTWVDTVSLDAGLNEFQVSALDDAGVEGARDVTLLRLKYTFSEGPSMPAPFRIGEQTATLLSDGRLLLLGGVQGLVEPALSAAFVLDPGATSFRLLQSRMIHGRTGHTAGTLPDGRILILGGATRGAANQLFQLIPDVEIFNPATNRFTPVPFVGEPIGRVYHVMFITTDTRGVVIDIQGGIGKNNTDRSSELEPLRTFRTFRLARDTLFSVGSGGISVDGIGQIYSHTVAPLTAIGSDGVGEYLVGGSYFTETTERRVNFTIDFASAPLRILETGPYDTGRYRHATAALQPGIVFSFGGRAFLNGPVLQSSEVYVSAFDTYFQFANPPTSQRRHGHTATKMPGGRILLVGGFIGNGDALTTSEYFDPGFGF from the coding sequence ATGCCCAGCGCCGGCTCAGCCCGCACATTCCCTCACCCCGCCGACGCCCGCCGCCCCTTTTTGCTCAGGTGGCCGGCGGTCGCCCTGCTGCTCGCCGCCGGCGCCGCGCTGACGGCCTGCGAACGCCCGTTTGTCGCCCCTACCCCGCCCGAAATCGAGCTCCTCGCCCCGGACCCCCAGCAGGTCTTTACAGACTCCATAACGGTCATCAAGGCCCGGGCCACCTCGTTCCGCACGGTCACCAAATTGATGGTCGATGGGCGGGACATGGTCTTCGACCCGATCGACGACACCTGGGTCGATACCGTGTCGCTCGACGCCGGCCTCAACGAATTCCAGGTCTCCGCGCTCGACGACGCCGGCGTGGAAGGAGCCCGGGACGTCACCCTGCTGCGGCTGAAGTACACGTTCAGCGAAGGCCCGTCCATGCCCGCCCCCTTCCGGATCGGCGAGCAAACGGCGACCCTGCTGTCGGACGGCCGCCTGCTGCTCCTGGGCGGCGTGCAGGGCCTGGTCGAGCCGGCGCTCAGCGCGGCGTTCGTGCTGGACCCCGGGGCCACCTCCTTCCGCCTGCTGCAATCCCGCATGATTCATGGCCGCACCGGTCACACCGCCGGCACGCTGCCGGATGGGCGCATCCTGATCCTGGGCGGCGCGACACGCGGCGCCGCCAACCAGCTTTTTCAGTTGATCCCGGATGTCGAAATCTTCAATCCGGCCACCAATCGCTTCACGCCGGTGCCGTTCGTCGGCGAACCCATCGGGCGGGTGTACCACGTCATGTTCATCACGACCGACACGCGCGGCGTCGTGATCGATATCCAGGGCGGGATCGGAAAAAACAACACCGATCGGAGCAGCGAACTGGAGCCGCTCCGAACGTTCAGGACGTTTCGCCTGGCGCGCGACACCCTGTTTTCCGTCGGCTCGGGCGGTATCTCGGTAGACGGCATCGGCCAGATATACAGCCATACGGTGGCGCCGCTGACCGCCATCGGATCCGACGGCGTCGGGGAATATCTCGTCGGCGGGTCGTATTTTACCGAAACGACGGAGCGCCGGGTCAACTTCACCATCGATTTCGCGTCCGCCCCGCTTCGTATTCTGGAGACGGGCCCGTATGATACGGGTCGTTACCGGCACGCCACCGCCGCCCTCCAGCCGGGCATCGTGTTCAGCTTCGGCGGCCGCGCCTTTTTGAACGGCCCCGTCCTGCAGAGTTCTGAGGTCTATGTCTCGGCATTCGACACGTACTTTCAGTTTGCCAACCCGCCGACCTCGCAACGCCGGCACGGGCACACTGCAACCAAAATGCCGGGAGGCCGAATACTGCTTGTAGGCGGTTTCATTGGCAACGGAGACGCGCTCACGACTTCCGAGTACTTCGATCCCGGCTTCGGCTTCTGA